The Sulfurihydrogenibium azorense Az-Fu1 genome contains the following window.
CATTTTTGGAAAGTTGCTATAAAACCGGGTAAACCTCTTGTTTTTGGAACTTGGGGAGAAGATAACAGTAAACTATTTTTTGGTATTCCGGGTAATCCGGTTGCATCTATGGTTGTTTTTGAAGTTTTTGTAAAACCTGCTTTAAGTAAAATGATGGGATATGAAAAAATACACAGTCTTACTGTAGATGCTATCTTAACTCAAGATTTTAGCAGGAAATCAGCTGATAGACTTGAGTTTATAAGAGTCAATGTTGAATATAAAAATGGAAATTTCTACGCAACACCATTCGGAAAGCAAGGTTCCAACATATTAACAGGAATGGTTAACGCCAATGGCTTAGGTATAGTAGAAGTAGGTGTTGAATCGTTAAAAAAAGATGATAAAATTAGAGTAGTACTGTTTGATACGGAGTTTTTGTATGGTTAGAAAGTTAGGTATCTTTAGTTTATTTTTATTATTTTTGGTTTTGTCTTGTGCTACAGTTCAAGACCCTTTAACTGGTAAACCTACTTTTACATTATTACCACCAGAACAAGAGATAGCCATAGGGAAAAAAGTAATCCCTCAAGCAATAAATGAAAACAATGGACTTTATCCTGATGAAGAAGTTCAAAACTACATAAGAAAAATAGGATATAAAGTAGCATCAAAATCTCCAAGACAAGTTGATTACCAATTTTTCTTAGTTAATTCAAAAGAAGTAAACGCCTTTGCTCTCCCTGGAGGACCAGTTTTTGTAAACAGAGGACTTGTCCTTATATTAGACAATGAGTCTGAACTTGCAGGTGTAATAGCCCACGAGGTAGGACACATCACAGCAAGACACCACGCAAAATTTTTAGAAAAGACTTACGGAATAAACATACTTTTAAACATTTTAGCTATTGCCACCTCAAACTCTCAGTATCAACAGCTTATAATGCAGCTGGCACAGGTATCAGCAGGACTTTTACAGTTAAAGTACAGCCGAGACCAAGAAAATGAAGCGGATGCCCTTGGAGTTAGGTTTACCTATGAAGCTGGATACGACCCAAGAGGTTTGATATCCACTTTTGAAAAATTCAAATCTATGGAAAAAGTAAACGCACCTAAGTGGCTTTTAACCCACCCTTTACCTGAAGAT
Protein-coding sequences here:
- a CDS encoding beta-barrel assembly-enhancing protease; its protein translation is MVRKLGIFSLFLLFLVLSCATVQDPLTGKPTFTLLPPEQEIAIGKKVIPQAINENNGLYPDEEVQNYIRKIGYKVASKSPRQVDYQFFLVNSKEVNAFALPGGPVFVNRGLVLILDNESELAGVIAHEVGHITARHHAKFLEKTYGINILLNILAIATSNSQYQQLIMQLAQVSAGLLQLKYSRDQENEADALGVRFTYEAGYDPRGLISTFEKFKSMEKVNAPKWLLTHPLPEDRIKNVSILIETKYPDKLLLKKDSEEFKIVKQKLLKTNESFQLVEDAKENIKNKNFSAALSNLNKAISLFPNNNAAYTYRALVYYSLKDYQKAYLDSVKAYNLDKNYFLPRLILGASLVKMNQYKEAIIVLEDAKKLIDTNPDLYYFLGVAYQEYGDKNLAIENLKTALNLTDGKRGWESDAKLRLRSLGYI